TGTTTAATTTGTCCAGTAGCTTTCGCTGGTCAATGTTGTCAAAGCACTTAGATATATCAGCATTTAAGACGTACTTAGCTTTACAGTGTATTGCTAAGTATATAGCTTCGATGGCATCATGTATCGCCCTTCCTGGTCTGAACCCGTAACTGTTTGGCTCGAATTTTGCTTCCCATTCTGGCTCTAGGGCTAACTTGGCTAGTGCCTGTAATGCTCTATCTGCCATTGTGGGAATTCCCAGAGGTCGTTTTTCGTCTGTTCCTGGCTTGGGAATCCAGATTCTACGGCTTGGTTTCACCTTAAGCGCAGTTCCTAGATTTCTACCTAGTGCCAGACGTTGACTGTATCCGAGTGATTTCACTCCGTCTACCCCTGCTGTGTTCTTACCTTTGTTGTCTTGGGTCACTGTTCGCGTTGCTAGTAGCTTGGCGTACCAGGATTTCATTAAGGTTTTCTGGAGTCGTCGCATTGCTTTGACATCCCCACGTTGAGCAGCTTTATGTATGCGCTTTTGCAACTTAAACACCATCCCCTGGATTTTTTTCCAGTTGATGTTGTTCCATACCACCGTAGTCTTAAAACTCGTTTTAGTCGTCTTCATTGCTAGTTGTACCTACATATATCTGTTTCCCGTGAGTCCGTCAGCGTATCCTACGCATTACCGTAGGCGTTAGCTTTTGACTCAATCTCGCCACATAGTTCATTTGGTTAGCACCTACTCAGGTATCGACCTGCCTGAGAGAATCTATGTGGTTACTTCGTTCCTGATAGTCATTGGTCGAGAGTTTAGGTTCCTACTGTTCACCGGGGTTATGAGTGGTGCAGACCGGACGGTTGCAATTCCGGTCACTCTACCCTTGCCTTTTGGCACAGCCTGTTAGTCCACTAGGCTGTTTTACATGCTCACGATGATTCAAACGTAGATTCGCTTTCGCTAACCATATTCTCCTGCTAGTTGGAGTCGAAGCCTGGACTGGCTTCTTACCACCGTTCATTCCCGCTTCACGGATTGATGGCTAGTCGCTACCGTGGGGAAAGTGCTTTCACCCTTGCACTTAGGGGGTTGGACTTTATCGATTTACTTATGTCTTTTGTGCTAATTATTGGATATTCTTATGGTTTGACTTGTTTAGACATTTGTTAATTTCGATGTCACCAACATGACTACCAAGTTGTCAAGGTTCTTACCTTTTGGGTAGATTTACCTTGCGGCTAATCCTCCAAAACCCTTATAGGGTTGGTTTCTAGCCAACGAATCGCACACAGCCCATCATTGCAAGATCCATCATTAACCCGAAGGCTTTCCAGTCTTGGAGGTTGGTAGAAGTGCAATTATAAGCCCCGGAAAAGTTTTTTGGTTTAGCTATCCAATCTGTACCGCCAACCCATAACCAGCGGCCACTGGGTAAAGCTTTGAGATTTTTTTGCATTTCCTCCAGGATGGCTACTTCATCTGGGCGTAGCTTACCCAACTCTATCAAGCCTTGGAGAGTGCGATCGCATACCTCATCCCATGTTTCCCTCATCCCTGCCTTTGTACGGCGACTATAAGTTCTAAAAAATACGGGATTGGCAGCAGGTGCAGTTTCTGGAAACTGTGTACTCTGACGTTTTCTTTCAAGCTCTCGAACCATATATCAGGTCTTGTTGCGTGCGAACAGATTATGACTATACGCCAAGTAGATTTAGGATTAAAGATTGCCAAATTGTCCACTTTGCGCTACCCAACAAATGTACTAATTGCAACATAAATTTATGATGTATAATATTCCTCACCCTGAGATTAGCTCACAGACTGAAGTTGCAATTAGAACTTTATCATCGACAGTGTAACGAGTAAATTCTTTCCGTACTCCTATCTGAGGGAGAATTTATAAGTAAATCTTAAGTAAGTAATTTGTAAAGTTAGATTTAATTACGATTTCTATAGAACTTCTATTTGATTTTTGAAATGCAAGTAGCCCTTTTACCTTGGTGTCTTCGTGTCTTGGTGGTTGACAAGTAAATTTTTTGACTACAAAGACACAAAGGCACTAAGAAAAATGCATGATTTCAAATTACACCTTGAAAAAGTTATCAGCTATCAGTCATCCTTTATGATCAGATTATTCAGAGAAACGCTAAATTCATCATGTTAGAGTACAATCCATTGGCTTGCTTGCCCTCTTCTGAGGAACTGCCCGACTCTGACGATACACCTGTGGATAATGAATTACAAGACTTGATTCCCGGTTTACTTAAAGCGCTTCTGGCAATAGCTTGGGCAGAACGCATGGATTGGTTTTTTGGTGTAGATATGGGTATTTATTATGACCCAGATTTACCAGCAATAGTCCCAGATGGATTTTTGAGTTTGGGGGTAGAGCGATTTTATGATGAAGACCTCCGCCCCAGTTATGTGCTTTGGGAAGAGAAGAAAGTACCTATATTAGTGTTGGAAGTTGTATCTCAAAACTACCGTGGTGAGTACTCAACTAAGAAAGCAGAGTATGCAAGATTGGGAATTTTGTATTATGTAGTTTACAACCCATTTCGTCGCCGCAAGCCACGTTTAGAAGTTTATAAATTAGTTAACAATATTTATGAATTACATGATGGGAATCCAGTTTGGTTGCCAGAAATAGGTTTAGGAATTGGCATCGAACGAGGAACTTATCTAGGTATACCACGGGAATGGATGTATTGGTATAACCAACAAGGACAACGGTTTTTAACATCACAAGAAAAAGCTCAACAAGCAGAACAAAAAGCTCAACAAGCAGAACAAAAAGCTCAACAAGCAGAACAAAAGGCTCAACAAGCAGAACAAAAAGCTCAACAAGCAGAACAAAAAGCTCAACAAGCACAGCAAGAAACCCAATTATTACGAGAACGGTTGCGATCGCTCGGCATAGATCCTGATTCTTTGACCTAAATTGCTATCAAAATTCATTTATAAAATAAAGATGTACTAATAACTGAGGAACGGTAAATCCATATCATGGTAAATTACGATCCATCAGTTCGTTTGCCCTCTTCAAAAGAACTACCTGACTCTGACGATACCCCAGTAGATAACGAATTACAAAAATCAATTCCCGATTTACTCAGAAGCGTATTAGCAATGGCTTGGGCAGAACGCATGGATTGGTTTTTTGGTATTCGCATGGGTATTTATTACGACCCAGGTTTACCAGCGATAGTCCCAGATGCGTTTTTGAGTCTGGGCGTTAAGCGATTTTATGATGAAAATCTCCGTCCCAGTTATGTGCTTTGGGAAGAAAAGAAACTACCGATATTAGTACTTGAGGTGGTATCTCAGATAGATCGCGGTGAGTACTCGACTAAAAAAGCAGAGTATGCAAAATTGGGGTTTTTGTATTATGTAGTTTACAACCCATTTCGTTGCGACAAGCCACGTTTAGAAGTTTACAAATTAGTTAATAATGCTTATGAATTACATGATGGCGATCGCGTTTGGTTGCCAGAGATAGGTTTAGCAATTGGCATAGAACGAGGAACTTATCTAGGCATATCACGGGAATGGATGTATTGGTATAACCAACAAGGACAACGGTTTTTAACACCAGAAGAACAGATGAAACAAGCTCAACAACAAGCCCTCCAAGCGCAACAAGTTCTGCAAGCACAGCGAGAAACCCAATTATTACGAGAACGATTGCGATCGCTCGGCATAGATCCTGATTCTCTCACCTGAATTGCTGTGAAAGTTCATCAACGAAGCTCCGAGGTTCACGAATGAAGCTGCAAGGTTCATTAACAAAGCTCTGAGGTTCATTAACGGAGTTCAAAGACTCGTCCGCGAGTATCAAAGACTCGTCCGCGAGTATCAAAGACTCGTCCACGAGTATCAAAGACTTGTCCGCGAGTATCAAAGACTCATTCACGAGTATCAAAGACTCGTCCGCGAGTATCAAAGACTCGTCCGCGAGTATCAAAGACTCGTCCGCGAGTATCAAAGACTCATTAATCAGTAGCAGGCGACTGGAAGTCGCGGCTACACAGGCAAAACCCGCCTACGCGGGTTGAAATGCTTGATTTTATTTTAGTCCGCAGGCTGCTTTGCCTTTGTGTGAGACAAAAAATCTTTCGGTGCTGTAATTACGAATTACGAACTTGTACTGAGCGTAGCCGAAGTATTACGCATTACGCATTACCCTATCAAGACTTGCACTCACACTTTCAGCGTGTGGTGAGTTCAATCGCTGCAAAATCTCTAAAGCTGGTTGCAAATAGGATATCGCTTTAGTGTATTTACCGTGTTGTTCTGCCAAATATTCTAAGCACCACAGAGTCATTGCTTTGCCTTGGACATTACAAATGCTTTGTTCTATTTCTAAAGACTGATTGAAAAGTGCGATCGCTTCATCCACTTCCCCTTTGTCGGCGTAGATATATCCCAGATTGTTCAACGTCGCCGCTTTGCCTTGGACATTACCGATGTGTTCATTTATTTCCAAAGACTGATTGTAGAGCGCGTAGGCGTAGCCCGTCGTAGACATCGCTTTTTGTACCAAGTGCCTGTAAATTAGATCAATCGACAGAAAGGTTGGTGCGAGTAAACCTGATTAGTTATGATTTAATTAAATTCCGGTTTGCCGGATTATGGTTATTTAGAATTTATGGAAGTCATCAAGCTAGGAAAAACAGGTCAAGTCTCTATTCCCCAAGCAATTCTTAATCGTCTAGGGTTGGATGGGGAAACTATGCTACTGGTGGAAACTACTGCTGATGGTGGAATTTTACTACGTCCTGCTGGAGTGTATCCGATTGAGATATATACAGACGAACGAATCGAGGAGTTTCAGATAGCCGATCGCTTAACTGACGAAGAAGCTAAACAACTTCAGCGACAGCTTCAAGATGCTGAATAGGGAATATAAATGCGCTTATTCCTGGATGCTAATGTTATCTTTGCAGCAGCTATTAGTCCTGATGGTCGCTGTAGTGCATTGTTTAAGTTAGCTTCTGCTGGGTATTGTGCTTTGCTAACTTCGCCTCATGCTTTGGAAGAAACACGGCGTAATATTACAGCTAAATATCCCCAAGCTTTAACACGATTGGAGCGAGATTTAATCCCCAAACTAACTATAGTTGGAGAAGCACCAATTGCACGAGTCAATTGGGCAATGGAGATGGGACTACCTTTGAAAGATGCTCCCATTTTAGCGACAGCAGTAGAGAGTAGAGCAGACCTTTTGGTAACAGGTGATAAGACACATTTTGGTTCATTTTATGGTCAGGAATTAGAGGGAGTAACGGTGGTAGATATGCGAGAGGCGATGTCTACGACGGGCTACGCCTACGCACTTCTGGACAGAGAATTTTGAGAAGCGGAAATTTTGCTTTCATGTATTGTCAAAATCTAATTTTTTCTCGTCATGCTATTCAACAAATGTTTTATCGTCGCATCAGTAAGCAAGAAGTAGAATCAGTGGTAGGTTATGGAGAAATAATAGAAGAAACTCCTGATGATCAGCCATTTCCTAGTTATCTCCTATTTGATTTCGTGGGAAGTAAACCAATTCATGTTGTATTTTCTTATGATGAATCTACAGATACAGGATATGTAGTGACAGCTTATACTCCTGATGCAAATATTTGGTCAGATGATTTTAAAACTAGGAGGTAAGGTTAATGAAATGCGTTATTTGTAAACATGGAAAAACTAAACCGGGCTTAGTGACGGTGACTTTAGAAAGAGACGAATCTATTGTGGTGATTAAAAAAGTCCCAGCAGAAATTTGTGATAATTGTGGTGAGTATTATCTAAGTGATGTTATTACTGAACAAGTGCTAAATAGGGCAGAAGTTGCTGTGAGTAATGGCGCAGAAGTTGAGATTATTAGATATGCAGCGTAGGTGTTTGAAACCTAACCTCCATCTAAAAATTAAATCTGGTGCAGGTTCGGTTGACGCAAGGAAACCCAACACCACGATCCTGATTGAGTTGCACTACGTTTGACTAAACTTACATCTCAGTGTTTTCAACTTGCTGTTGTACTCTAGCAAGACTTGCACTCACACTTTCAGCATTCGGTGACTTCAATCGCTGCAAAATCTCTAAAGCTGGTTGCAAATAGGATATCGCTTTAGTGTATTCATCCTGCTGTTCTGCCAAATGCCCTAACCACCACAGAGTCATTGCTTTGCCTTGGACATCACCAATGCGTTCTTTTATTGACAAAGACTGATTGAAAAGTGCGTAGGCGTAGCCCGTCGTAGACATCGCTTTTTGTATCAAGTGCCTGTAAACTATATCAATCAACAGGAGTAAACCTGATTAGTTATGATTTAATTAAATTCCCGTTTGCCGGATTATGGTTATTTAGAATTTATGGAAGTCATTGCTCTCCCTTTTTAAAACATCTTCTTAACTAAATTTATAATGTAATCATATCTCATCTAGCAGAGGTAAAACTATGACTATTGAACAAACAGTTCTACAAACATTCCGAGAATTACCACCAGATAAACAGCAAGAAGTTTTAGACTTTATTCAATTTCTCAAATATAAATTATCAGTTCAAAAACCATTTTCTATATCTGAACATCAAAAAAGGTTAAGAGAAAGTAAAGACATTACTGATTTTTGGTCAGCTTTACAAGACTTTAGACAAAGGGTTGATTTAGAAAGTATTGATGATGACACTTTTGAAAATATAAGGGATAAGTCACCAGGAAGAGAAGTTAATTTATGAGTCTAAATTATTTACTAGATACTAATATTTTGTCGGAGGCTAAACGACCTCATCCCAACGAGAAAGTAATGGAAAAGCTAAGGTTATATAGACAAGAAACAGCCACAGCTATCCTAGTTATCCATGAAATGTTATATGGTTGTTTCCGTCTTCCTATTTCTAAAAAACGTCAAGATATAGAGGATTATATCAACAACGTAATTTTAGCAGAAATCCCTTTATTTGATTACGATCTAAAATCTGCACAATATCATGCTCAGGAAAGAGCTAGATTATCAAAAATTGGTAAAAATACTGGATTTATTGATGGGCAAATTGCGAGTATTGCAGTTACAAATAACTTTATTTTAGTAACGAATAATGTAGCAGATTTTCAAGATTTTGATGGTATAAACATAGAAAATTGGTTCATTAATTAAGATACCGCATTGTTTATTCAACAGGACTTACGCAACTGGCACAGGCGATCGCTAATTACTGGTACTTTAGTACTACATAACTGACGCAACTGGCACAGGCGATCGCTAATTACTGGTACTTTAGTACTATAAAAAGGGGTTTTTGAAATCAGCCCTTTTTGAAATTGTTGATAGCAACTAATCAAGTAGATTCCGAAAAAGATTTTATGAGAAAATAAGTTGCGGGTGCATCGAAAAATCGATTAGCAATGAAATTTACTAAACTTAATTATTGTCAATATCTACTGAGTAGTCAAATTAACTATACCATGACTAATTTAGCAGAGCCTCAGCGAAAATATTAGTCATGATAAAATTAATTATTATCTGAAAAATGAAAAGTTAACTCCTCGAATACTTTGGGATAATGTCAAAGATTTAATTGTCCCTGATGAGGATGCTTATATTATATTTGATGATCCTGTTTTAGATAAAAGATTTTCTGAAGAAATCGAGATAGTACGAAGACAGTATAGTGGTAATGAACACGGCATTGTCAAAGGGATTGGAATAGTAAGTTGCATATATGTTAATCCTAAAACTCTCAAATTTTGGGTAATAGATTATCGGATTTTTCACCCTGATAATGATGGTTTGACCAAGATTGATCATGTAAAAAATATGCTACAAGGGCTTGTATATCAGAAATTACTACCTTTCGATACAGTTTTAATGGATACTTGGTATGCAGTTAATAATTTAATGCTTTATATCGATAGTCTAAATAAAATTTATTATTGCCCTTTCAAGACTAATCGTTTAGTAGATGATAGTTTCGGTAAAGAAAAATATAAGAATATTGAATCTTTATCATGGAGTAATGAGGAACTAGAATGTGGTAAAATTATAAAAATAAAGGGGTTTCCTGCTGATAAAAAGGTGAAACTATTCCGGGTTACTGTCTCTACCGATAGAACGGATTATGTCGCAACTAACGACTTATCTCAAAGTTCTACAGATGTTACACAACAGGTGTGTAAAATCCGTTGAAAAATAGAGGAGCCAGCGCGTTGCGGGGGTTCCCCCCGTTGTAGCGACTGGCGTGAGTTTCATCGAGAAATCAAGCAACTAACTGGCATTGAATCATGTCAATGTCGTAAAGCTCGCCTTCAAAGAAATCATATTGCTTGTGCTATGTTGGTTTGGCTAAGACTCAAAAATTTAGCTAATAGCACAGGTCAAACTATTTATAAAATCAAGCATAGTTTGCTTTCTAATTATTTAATCGAGCAACTAAAACGTCCAGATGTTGCTATGTCGATAGCTTAGTTTTTTTAGGCGCTCGGCGCGCTCCGCACGCCATTGCTTATGCCAGTTGCGTAAGTCCTGGGCGCAAAGGCGCAAAAAAGAAAGGATTTCTAAATTTTTTACTTTGTGTTGTATCAATTGCCTAAAATAAGGCAACAGATTTGACACCGTGTGATTCTTC
Above is a window of Nostoc sp. UHCC 0702 DNA encoding:
- a CDS encoding AbrB/MazE/SpoVT family DNA-binding domain-containing protein — translated: MEVIKLGKTGQVSIPQAILNRLGLDGETMLLVETTADGGILLRPAGVYPIEIYTDERIEEFQIADRLTDEEAKQLQRQLQDAE
- a CDS encoding Uma2 family endonuclease: MLEYNPLACLPSSEELPDSDDTPVDNELQDLIPGLLKALLAIAWAERMDWFFGVDMGIYYDPDLPAIVPDGFLSLGVERFYDEDLRPSYVLWEEKKVPILVLEVVSQNYRGEYSTKKAEYARLGILYYVVYNPFRRRKPRLEVYKLVNNIYELHDGNPVWLPEIGLGIGIERGTYLGIPREWMYWYNQQGQRFLTSQEKAQQAEQKAQQAEQKAQQAEQKAQQAEQKAQQAEQKAQQAQQETQLLRERLRSLGIDPDSLT
- a CDS encoding tetratricopeptide repeat protein codes for the protein MSTTGYAYALYNQSLEINEHIGNVQGKAATLNNLGYIYADKGEVDEAIALFNQSLEIEQSICNVQGKAMTLWCLEYLAEQHGKYTKAISYLQPALEILQRLNSPHAESVSASLDRVMRNA
- a CDS encoding DUF2281 domain-containing protein; translation: MTIEQTVLQTFRELPPDKQQEVLDFIQFLKYKLSVQKPFSISEHQKRLRESKDITDFWSALQDFRQRVDLESIDDDTFENIRDKSPGREVNL
- a CDS encoding type II toxin-antitoxin system MqsA family antitoxin, with translation MKCVICKHGKTKPGLVTVTLERDESIVVIKKVPAEICDNCGEYYLSDVITEQVLNRAEVAVSNGAEVEIIRYAA
- a CDS encoding type II toxin-antitoxin system VapC family toxin translates to MSLNYLLDTNILSEAKRPHPNEKVMEKLRLYRQETATAILVIHEMLYGCFRLPISKKRQDIEDYINNVILAEIPLFDYDLKSAQYHAQERARLSKIGKNTGFIDGQIASIAVTNNFILVTNNVADFQDFDGINIENWFIN
- a CDS encoding putative toxin-antitoxin system toxin component, PIN family; translation: MRLFLDANVIFAAAISPDGRCSALFKLASAGYCALLTSPHALEETRRNITAKYPQALTRLERDLIPKLTIVGEAPIARVNWAMEMGLPLKDAPILATAVESRADLLVTGDKTHFGSFYGQELEGVTVVDMREAMSTTGYAYALLDREF
- a CDS encoding ribonucleoside-triphosphate reductase, with translation MVRELERKRQSTQFPETAPAANPVFFRTYSRRTKAGMRETWDEVCDRTLQGLIELGKLRPDEVAILEEMQKNLKALPSGRWLWVGGTDWIAKPKNFSGAYNCTSTNLQDWKAFGLMMDLAMMGCVRFVG
- a CDS encoding Uma2 family endonuclease; this translates as MVNYDPSVRLPSSKELPDSDDTPVDNELQKSIPDLLRSVLAMAWAERMDWFFGIRMGIYYDPGLPAIVPDAFLSLGVKRFYDENLRPSYVLWEEKKLPILVLEVVSQIDRGEYSTKKAEYAKLGFLYYVVYNPFRCDKPRLEVYKLVNNAYELHDGDRVWLPEIGLAIGIERGTYLGISREWMYWYNQQGQRFLTPEEQMKQAQQQALQAQQVLQAQRETQLLRERLRSLGIDPDSLT
- a CDS encoding DUF4258 domain-containing protein, which produces MYCQNLIFSRHAIQQMFYRRISKQEVESVVGYGEIIEETPDDQPFPSYLLFDFVGSKPIHVVFSYDESTDTGYVVTAYTPDANIWSDDFKTRR